Genomic window (Balearica regulorum gibbericeps isolate bBalReg1 chromosome Z, bBalReg1.pri, whole genome shotgun sequence):
AGGGATGTCAAGAGTGCCAGAATCGCTTCTCTTCAGCTCTGAATGTCTCAAATTCAGTGAATTCAAcaaattgggtttttttcagctcgCAATCTCTTGCTTGTGATTTTGTTCCCATGTCTGCTCTGTTTAGTTCTTTCGATGAAATAATTACCCCAGTGTTTCTCACCCTCAGTTAATGCACTgctcaaggaaagaaaaaaaagggcaaaaaaaaaaaaaaaaaaagcattgtgcTGGAGTACTTTGTAGTTTGACTCCGTGTACTGGAGAGCTGGGATTAGCACCGGAAGGTTTAGACGGCTTTAACCGTGTTAATTTTGAAAGCGAGGGCATTTCAAGTTGCCACggcagagatggaggagaggaaacCTTTTCACTGGaatggtttaaaaatacttaattctaACAGGAATCCCTTGGAAGGAGCCGTAATCGCTAAGCGGTGCTGGTTAGAAACGGTTGTTCCTCACATCGCTTTGCTGGGCTTGGTAGGAATGATGTGCTGAGGGACCGGGACCCCCTGGGAGCGATGTAGATCACTTTGTGAATGTCCTGAAGCCCTGGGAAGCTCTGGCTGCTGTACAGGAGACGACGGTCTCCCCCAGTCACGCAACAGatctgcagcagcagtagtCCTCGAACCTGTGTCCAATTCCTGTGCCTTACCTTTGAGAACATCTTAACTTCTTGCGACACTTCTGAAGCTGACAGCGTCCTCTCTGCGTAGCTCAGGAACGACTGCCTCAACTCTTTTACTAGGAACCGGTAAAAAATTCCTATGCCAGTGTATATAGGGGGGAGGCTTCTGCCTCTGAACCCTTCAAATGTTGTTTACGTCTTGATGGTGGTCTTTATTGAGACATCTTTAATCTCTTCTTTGAAGAGTTAAGCGCTTTAGAAAGGACTGTCTCCTTGATTTGCGTTTTTACGCTGCTGTGCAGAGCGACTGGGATCGCTGGTCACTTCTTTAATGGAACCAATTAAAGACAGCCAGATGGGTCTTCCTCTAAGTGGGATTCAGACTTCATTGAAGAAATCcgctttcctccctcttctccttccaggcTCCAAGCGACTTAACATCTGCTCTGTAAAATTATAAGACGCTTAGTTGTCAGGTATTGTCAAGGACACAATTTTTGAGAGGttacttttttaattcaagtaAAACTTAAAAGCAATGGTCTTGCCTGGTCCTGCTGATAACTGGAGTGTTTCCATGACTGGTAACAGGGTTTTGAGGACCATGGCGCTGTTCTTGGGACTGAGATTTGCAAGTTACTCGCGAGCACCAAGCTGGTTTCTTTTCCCCCTGACGCGGGTAGTCGACACTTTGGTCCTGGACAGGGAAACGAAACCGATGGAAATCCCTTCTCCACCAGTCACGGAGGAGCTGGATGCTGAATCGTCGTGTCGCCCACCTCCAAAACGCTATTCTTGATCGATCGTTTCTGAAAATGATCTGGGAGGTGCGACCGTGCCGAGTCAAAGCCGCCGCACATGCTGAAGTCCCTAAGAACTCACTCGGTGGGACGTGGTGGAAAGCAGGACTACTGTCGACAGAATCTCTAAGAGGTTTTGGCACTTGTCGGCTGCTGTTGTGCCTTGTGAGTGGTAACATCGCTCCTAAATTTACAGTACttaattctttcaaaagaattCACCAAAATCACCTAGCGCTTTCTTGCTCCGGTacctttttctgtgtctttttggTGAAGTTTGGTAGCACTACTAAGTTGTGATTCAGCTGGATTGAGAGCTGCAAAGTACTCATAACCCAAAACTCACCGTGAGAGGGTTTTTTGAGCATGAAAGCCTAGTtaagcatttcttcttttagcCATTGCCTTTTGATAAGCGGTCAACAGAATTCCCAGTAGTTCCTTTGTAGCTTACTGTATGTTTTTCATTAGACCTAGTTTGTGGATAATATACTGTAGTTAACTTTCCTGAAATTCTGTAACAGAGTAtgtttttgattaaaaaagataaagattCAAGTCTTtgacttctttattttattcaatgGAGAGTTTTTAACCCTGTTTCTGGCCGGCTATCAAAACTGCTAGCCGCAGTTTGGAACGGCGGCGTGGCTAGGAGAGCTCTCTGGGGCAGGGCTGTGATTTTGGAGGCTCCCACGTGTCAGATACTTGGGTACAACCAGCACTGAACCCAAACCCAAGTGCAGCATCTTGGTGGACTCTCTGGGCACCCGAAGGCATTAATATTAccatctctcataacatcctcgttagcaagcttaggaGGCCTGGGTTGGATGTGTGGTCggtgaggtgggttgagaactggctgaatggcagagcccagagggttgtgataagcggcgcGGAGTCTAGTTGaaggcctgtagctagtggcGTGtcccaagggtcagtgcttggtccgcTCTTGTTCAACATGTTCGTCAAGGACTtggaaagacagggaactactggggagagtccagctgagggctgcgaggatgaggaggggcctggagcatctctggtatgaggaaaggctgagagagctggggctggttagcctggggaagagagaggagactgagaggggatctgatcaatgcttatcaatatctgaagggtgggtgtctagaggaaggggccagactcttctgagtggtgcccagtgacaggacaaggggcaaggggcacaaactgggccacaggaagttccacctgaacgTGAGGAAAAGCTtgttcactgtgagggtgaccgagcgctgggacaggctgcccagagcggttgtggagtctccttctctggagagattccaaacccgcctggacaccatcctgtgccacctgctctgggtgatcctgctttagccaggggggttggactagatgatctccagaggtcccttccaatctgtgattctgtgaatatgAACCTGTGGGTGTTCATATTaagggaaattatttctttaaaaccacCAGCCAAGCCGCGCACACGTGTGTGTCGTGGTCTTGGCGCAAAAGCCGGGTCTCTGCAGCCGTGCGTGCCCGTGAGCGCGCACCAGCCTGCGTTAAAAGATGCACGGGGAGCTCTGCTCCATCCGTGCCTGCAGTCGCCAGGCTGCAGAACTCCGTGAAGTACCGACCACCACCCGTCACGGGATACAGGAATAAAGCAGGAGCCGAGTGATGGATTTGGGTCCCTGCCGATCTCAGTAAAGCGCTTGCATCCCAAGGTTAGagaaaggggcgggggggagggagcaaacaaataaaaaaacccgCCTCACAGGTAgctgcagtgggatggagggCCCCGACGCACAAGTCATCGTGTGTCCTCGGGTGCCAACCTAATAACTGTACTGCAAATGGTGATACTGCCCCTGAAACATCTTCCTGGACGTACGGAACCATCAAATAGTCAGGTTCTCCCCAcagattaatttccttttgccAAGATTCTCCTGTTTGGTTGCACAGTCCCTCCGTAAGCTCATCGATCGCCACCTTCAACCAGGTTTTGCTCCTTACCTCTCCAGAAAGCTTTCCCGCCTCTTGTCCTGGTGGTGCTAGCAACCCGTTTGTAACTGCTGGCTGGTCGTGGCCAACATAAAACCCTTGGATCTCACGCTGGTTTTATCCTTTAGAGCGCACCCAGCAACTACGTGCCGGCGCGTGATGCTGAACGTTTAACTCCCCTGGCATGAGGCTCGGGATAAATCCACGCCACAAAGCTAAAGCAAGACCAAAAAGTTTAAGTTTAAGGTGCCGGCTGCCCCTGATCCGTCATCCTGTGGGTGAAGTGTGAGCTGCTCGTTCTTGGCAGAAAGATCAGAGGGCTGGATTGTATTGCTCCATCTTTCCTTGGCCTGCACATATGAACATTGTAGAAACgcagttttggtgttttttggtttgtggttgttgtttttcccccccctcgcTGATGGCACGCATGCTGTACAGGGTGAGGGAGATGCTCTACAGGGTTGGGATGATGCTGTACAGGGTAGGGGAGGATGCAGCACTGgtgaataaaaagaaacacaaaaaaacccaaaaaaaaccaaaaatccagCCTTGTGCCCCCAGCTGAGCCCTGACCCCACTGCCAGCTGATGGTACGGCGTTACGCCCGCAGCAAAAAATCCCTCTTTCAGCCTCGGCCGTAGCCTTTGCTGCCGGTCGATGCGgtttcccagctcctgctggtcCCACTCCCCAGCTGCAACCCGGAGCCGAGCAAAGCTGGGGGGGtggcggtggtggtggtggtggttgtacCGTCAGATGTCACCAGCGCTTGAACTGTGACCCTTCCTAAATGAGCTTTTACGTTAACGGTGTTCATGCTCGGCTGCCTTGGCAAGTGGAGGGAGCAGATGGTCGCGGTGGCTGCGAGGCCCCCCCACGCCGTCCCGGGGTGTTACCAGCGCTGATGTGACAGCTCGGGGCCACCGGCGCGCCCAGCTTCGTGCTGACatggctgctggggggggggggaacgggggaCACACGCCGCCCCCCCGCCAACCCACCCCAAGACCAGGGAGCAGGATGGCACCAGCCTGGCACAGCAAGCTGCGGTGATTTGAAATCCTGCAAAAACtaaggggtttgggtttgttttggggttttttttttggggggtgggggggtgtgtgtgtgggggtgctGCTCCATAGCTGCTCCTGCAGAGGGGTGTGCGCGGAGATGGTGTCACGCGTGTGGCATCACATGGAAGGGCTGGGGCCAGGCACCACCGATGCCATCCCGAGCCGGCCAGCAGTAATGTCCCGGTGGCCACAGCACCTTCCCACCTCTTGTCTGGGTCAAGAGGGCCTCCATGTtgcccgtggggctggggacgtccctgtccccatgccagaccccccctgcccaccctgcagtgctgtttgcCTTCCCGTGGGAGCGTTGGGGTGACCCAAGGGGCACACGGCTGCTGTCCCGGGGTGCTGCCGCAGGGCCATGGCCGTGTCCCGGGGGGAGGTTTGGGGCTGCTGTGTGGTGCCGGACGCCTCAGGGCCTCCGGGGTGGGTGCCACTAGATGTCCTTAGTGCTCCATCTGCAGCCACCGAAACATCTCCTGTGGTGGTGGCAGGGGGGAAAGGGGCCGAAGCCCACCCCAGGGCCACAGCAGCCCCTCAGGGCCGGCATTGCGGGGGGCATCGCACAACCGGTGAGGCCCACATCCCCTTTTGGTCACGTTCTCCACAGCCGCAGGATGTTagcaggggacagggacacctcAGGGCAGCGCCTGACAAtttggggtgattttttttttttgttgttgttgttgttgatttgAGGCATCAGGGCGAAGCTCTTTCTCGCCGCCAAAGCGGCATTAAGCAGCGCGGCCGTGCTCAGGGCCGGCGAGCGGGTCTGCAGGGCCGAGGGTGACAGATTGGGGTGCTGGGCCCAGCACCGCAGCGCCCAGGATGAGTCTGTCTCTGGGCACAGGGATGTGACCAAGGACACCGGGCATGGCGGTGGCAGAGGGGGGAACGACTGCTGTGGGTGGGGATCCTTGGAGACACCCGGgcagctggtggcagcagcaggcagaggggacGTGCCACCGAAACACGGCACGGGTTGGTGGCGCAAACCCTGAGGAGGGAATGGGCATGGAGCGTGCCCAGTAACGagggacaggacaagaggaaacggcctcaaattgtgccaggggaggtttagattggagattaggagaaatgtcttcaccgaaagggttgtcagtcactggaacaggctgcccagggaagtggtggagtgaccatccctggaggtatttaaaagacgtgtagatgtggtgcttagggacatggtgtagtggtgggcttggcagtgctgggttaacggttggacttgatgagCTTCAAGATCTTTTGCAACCgaaacgattctgtgattcgCTGGTCCTCCCTGTGTGCTCCTGGGCAGCCACCACAATCAGcttgatcctttttttttttttttttcttcccccctctttttcccTTGCATTATGGACACATGGTTGGTTGATGACCCAATTTCACTCTTTCCCTGACTTCAGGCAGCCTGACCTGCCCGGCTGGGCTGAATCACGGCCTCAGCCTCCACCTGCACATCGCTCTTCCTCAAAGCACGGCTTTCAGACAACGAAGCTTAGACTTTCCTTTGgcttctgcagcatttttcctcCCCCATCAACCCTAACACAGCCAGGCTGTATTTCATGCCACGGAGCGGTTGCTTGCCAGCCTCAGGCCGTGGGATTTCCTACAGCCCCTTGGTGCAGCTCATTTGCCCGAAccccatttgttttctttgcaacaacgagcatccccccccgcccagctCCTTTTGCgtttagttattttaaattttatcctGGAAACATGCtgcaactttgaaaaaaaaaaaaaaaatgggccaaggatattttttttggtggggggggaacccaaacctctccttttttttttttttttttttttctttataccaTTTACGCTTCATTCAGGAGCGGAGCTATGCAGCACTGGTACGGGATTCCCACCAGCCTGAGCCCTGCTTGTTGTACTGGAGCTGGGCTCACCCGGGGTCGGGAGTTGGGTGCTCGGACCCTTCAGCAGCTGCCCGCACCTTGCCAGCACGAACCAACCTGCCACCTTGCCGCAGGTCCCAGCCACGGAGGAAGTTTGGAGCCCCCCCCCAGACTCGCCGTTACAACCATTCCAACCCCAAAAACCAGCTTGGCTCCTGAGTCTCGATGCTTCGGCAGTCTCATCCCAAGGGAAGCAttgtcccctccccacccccagaaGGCTACAGCCCACCCAAACGTCCTCACCAGAGGTGGAGAAGACAGTTCTGGTTCCGAGGGAGAGGATGTCTGAGCACAGCTCCCTGCCCCGGTGCACCAGCACGACTGCTCccataaatgaaaaaacagtaCAAAGCGCAAAacggaatttttttttttaattattattattgatttttaaaactgaaagcatttcGTTGCCAGCTTTTGAGGTCCTGCACGGTACCTACTGTGTCCCTCCCCTACTTGAACCCTGTGGACAGCTGAGCAGGAACAGCCTAATCCTGGCTGATTTTCAGGACCCAAGGGGAGATGCTGAGCACAGGGACGTGCCGTTCCAGGCACAGCCTGCACCGCTTCCCACCCCAAGGTTCATATGCCTGCTAGCAAGCAGTAGCTATCTGCAACACGAACCAGAAAACAACCCCGAgttccttccccagcagctgggagaggttTCCCATCCCTATTCCCTCTTGTTCCCAACCAGGAGGAGCCAGAGGAGGTTTCCCAGGGCTTTCGGACCAGCAAGATGCTCTtgcaggagggcagggctgggagacGCCCTGCCAGATGAAGGTCCTGCGGGGTTTTTGGCTGATGCCAAACCAGCCTCGTCGATGCCAAACCAGTATCGCCGGAGCCCTCCTTGCCCGGGGAAAAACCGCTGCAGGAGCTCCCGGACCAGCGCAGAGCCCAGCTGGGAAAGCTTCAGGGGCTGAAAGGACAAATGCAAGCTTAATGCTTCCTTAAAACTTCACCTtgaaattaccaaaaaaaaaaaaaaaattaagattgtTTAGCTCTCCTAAccagcccagctggcagcagggcagacCGGCTCATCCCGATGCCCGGTGGTGAGTGCTTCCCTTTCCATGAACAAGAGTTAAAATTCCAGGCGGGTTACTCACCCATCACAAACGCTCctgagcatggaaaaaaaataaattcacgACAGCAAATTGAGGCAAACGGGAGTTTTTTTAAGTTCGTGCCTGTTTTATGCAACGCCGAGGGAACCGTGGTGCTACTTGCTCTGCTAAATAAAACGTGTTGGAGGGGCTGGGATTTAAGCTGGTTGATGTACGTCTAGAAATACCAAAGTTGTATCTCCCCTCGTTGCCTGAGGTTTTATGTCTTGTTGCAACactaaacccccccccccaagctccaagtgaaatgaatttaaatactCTTTGATCTCTTCCCAAGACTTCCTATTAAAACCGCAGTTAAAAAGACAtgttctcctctccatcctcctgaagaaagcaaaaagagttTAGATTTGAGGACACCAGGACCACAGGCAGATGCACAGGCTCCACCACCTCCATATACCCCAGGGATGTTTGAAGAGCTGAAGATGAAGGAGGGGTGAAACATCCCCCCCCTCCAGGCAAAGTGGCCCATGGGCATCCAAAAATCCTTGGCCAAGCAGGAGAAATTCAAGGCAGTGCATTTGTGTGTACTGCCCAGAAGGAGCagcttttttggggtttgggtttggttcccccccccccccccccaaagaatAATCAGAAATAGGTTCTGGCAAAAAACTGTAACGGCACCCCATCATATCTGCCCCACCATCCATCGAGACCCAACAAGGGTATCTGCCCCACCATCCATCGAGACCCAACAAGGGTCTCCTTCAATACCACCAGCTGTAGGAAACAGCCTCTGGCAGCAATATCTGcagttatttataaaaatacaccTTTGAGGCCAGATGGCCTTAAAATGCCTCATCCCATTAACTGCTGTCACTCTCCTTCATCCCAAGGAAGAGTCCATCAGTGGTCCAGgtgctctgctttgctgcaaaCCTCCTTCCCGGAGGGGAACTGCTTTCCCTCTCGCGGGTCCCCGTTGGCGAGGATGCCTCAACAGGGAGCAGGAACAAATCCACGACCACCACCAAAGCATCCAGGCACACCGCAACACCAACCAGCGCAACACCCAGGGTGAAGAGACCGCAGTAGGGCTCCTTCcaactgcaaaagcagagacaaaagaggaaaagagaaggtggCCCATGGCAAAGAGGGGACATGATGACTTTAGAAGGAAAGATTAAAGCGCTCTGCACCAGGCACCGGGTGCGAGTCTCCATCAGACCAGGAGGAAATGCAATGGAAGACCAGTGCAACTTGACATCAGGAGGAATCCTTTTGTGACACTCCattggagcaggtccagaagcagccacagagatgatcgagggctggagcacctctgctctggagacaggctgagagagttggggttgttcagcctggagaagagaaggctgcggggagaccttagagccccttccagtccctgcaggggctccaggaaagctggagaggggctggtgccaagggcagggagtgacaggccaaggggaatggcctgaagctgcaggaggggagatggagatgggatggggaggcagaaatccttccctgtgagggtgctgaggccctggcacagggtgcccagagaagctggggctgcccctggctccctggcagtggtcaaggccaggttggatggggctttgggcaacctgggctagtggagggggtggaaccatggcaggggggtggaaccaggtgggctttgaggtcctttccaacccaacCCTTCTGTCATTTTATGatttctgctgctggctgatGCAAACATGAGCACAGGGAGTTTACCTTGCAGCTGCACTGAAATAACTCCAAAATGCAAGTTCATAGAAtcctttaggttggaaaagacctttaagatcatcaagtccaaccgttaacccagcactgctaAGCCCACCACTacaccatgtccctaagcaccacatctacccgtcttttaaatacctccagggatggggactcccaccacttccctgggcagcctgttccaattgttgacaaccctttcggtgaagaattttttcctaatctccaacCTAAAGCTCTGGAGTTGTCGAGCATCCCAGCAAGCTGCAGCCGTGCCCTCTGGAAGGCCACAAGTTGCTTTAAAGGCAGCCCGTAAAGccagaaattaatagaaaacaaaattctttgcACATGAAGTCACCCAGCTGCACCAAAGGCCAGGCCACCGTGTCTCGACCACAGGAAAAGCTCCTGGATGGGAGATGTCAACCAGCCCCGGCCTCATCGGGCTGCTCTAAGTGACAGCCATGAAGACAGCAAAACATTCAAGTTAATGGAAACAAGTCTTTATTAAGTAACTTttaatatcagaaaaataaaactcttatAATTCTCTTTACAGCAAATATATAATATCAGTGCTTTGGCCATCATAAGTTAAAGGCCCTTTATCATAAAATATATGGTTTTTAAACTTTACTCAAATTGAATTTATAATCCCTATGACCTCCCTACATATACATAACAAAAAGTGTAGTAAAATTAGCAAATACTAAACTATATTGATAGTTTATCATTCTTAGTTTGTGGTTTATAGAAATGGTACACGCACCTAATGTCTGTCGATTCCTTGGCTTATTAGTTGCGGTGTACGATGCAATACAAAATACATGCTCGGTGAACGTTTGTTCGTATCTACAAGACTGCAGCTAGAGATTAAGGTTTCAATACTGACATGTAACTATTCTACAAGCAATTATAGCATTAAAGTTATGCAGTACATAATATGCCGTCAAGGCAACTCTTATActgaaaatcataaaataaaaaccgTTATTTGTAAACTTTTATACGAAATGTAACTCTtcaagtggaaataaaaaataaaattttctgtatatttactAGTTCAATAcacatataatttctttttgttatactGAGAAAAAAGCTTTGTCTTGTCTTGGGAAAataatgcttcagaaaaaaaaatagaaaaatccaCCAGAACTccactttgtgtctttttttttttgtttttgttgttttaatatatGCCAGCACAGATTTGGGAACATActgaggatgaaaaaaaaaaaaacctagaaacATCCACAGGTTGAAATGTAAGAAGCGCattcaaaagacttttttttctccttatgaTTGGAAAGACAGTTTTGAAATGAAGTAAACTGATTGCAGGGCCACTGTCACAGCTGCTGTCATGAATAATACAAGGGCACGTACACAActccccctttttccttttccttactaaaaataaaatatgtatttatatatgtgcaAGACAAATATGGATTGAACATAAAAATGCTTCACATTTTGAACTATattctaaaaatgtaatttaagaaCAGCTTGATCGGACTAACGAACGGAATGTCAGCATCCTCACTATTAGTCGAAGTATGTGCATCCCAAAGCCCTTACTGAAATGGGATGAAGCCAGCCAGACTTTTCCACATTACATTAAGAAAAGCAGTGGGTAGGAATTCACAAATCGAGACGTTCCTGATCCTCTGAACATACTGCCCTTAACACGTCGGGCAAAACGGAGATGCGCCGGGCAGCGTCTCTCCCCTCAACTCACCGTAATTTATTATCTGAACCTGTCAATAACATCATCCATGTCAATCAATCAAactacactttaaaaaaaaaaaaaggtatttgcaATGCTGAAGAATTAGGCATAAGTTGTCGcatgaagcaaaaataatttccccaaacctgtttttcaaaactggCAGTGTAAAGAAGGCAGCATTGGAAGTGTTGATATATTGATAATGCCACAAACCCTCCAACGGCAGACGAGTACTTCTGCATTTAGGCGACGAGGTTCATTGCTGCCAGCACGCAGAAGTCAAACGCTTAACAGAGATCCTTTAGAAAGCCCGTAAAAATttggttttctgggttttttttcggTTGCGTAATTGATGAAAACTTCCCCTCACTGTGCCATAACATCACACCAGATGTATCTCTGCTAAACATGCCATCTGCTTACACTGAACCGGACAGAGACCACCTAGGTTTAGTGTTACCGTAGCAGCCTTTTGAGAAAGTAGAAATTTATTAACAACTTCAGCCTAATCCCAAGAAAGCCCAACAGTCAGAATTCATTAGGAAGTTTACTAGAGGGTACCATTACACCCATGCCtttaagagttttaaaaagtccataataataataataatatctatatatatttaagagTGAATTTGGATTGCCTGAGTAACAGCTGTCTGGCAAACGGGACACGATGGCGTTTCCTTTTCACAGATTTTGTTGGCACACTCCATGCAGAAGAGATTGTGGCCGCAGGGGACCAGGGCCGCAATGACTTCGCTCTCGAAGCAGATCACGCAGTCGTGCTTCCGTCTCGATTCGGGGGGCGAGCTGGACGTGGAGCCGCCGTTGGAAGAAGAATAGCTGTTGGTACCATTGGAGAAAGCAGGGATGTATATGGGAAGGCCGGCTTGGTGGCCGGTGCTAGGCGGGTCGCTCCTCACTCTCCTAGCCAGCGGGTGATCCAGACTTTCCGGAAACGTGGGCGACAGACGTGGAGTAGATGGCTGGCTCCCGCGGCGCTGAGGCTTGGCGTTACTAGTGGGGTCGCTACCAAAGCCGGAGAGCGGGTTTACGGGTTCAAAAGGGGTCCAAATGGTTTGGGAAGGCGTTGGTAAGGAGTCGTACGCGGGAGAGTCGACCGCAAGGTCTTCCGTGCCCACCGAAGGCAGCGTTTCTCCAAACCAGAAGTTGCCTGTGCTGAACGGACTCGTTGGGCTGAAGTCAGCCAATCTATTGCTTCCAAAATAGGAATCTGTGGAGCCACTTCCCAAAGAGCTGGAGCTGTCATTTCTATAATTAGAAATCATTCTGGTACGGCTAGGAGGGACGGGATTAGAAGCAAGCCACGCAGATCCAAGGGTGCCTCCTTCAAAGCTGACATCCGTACCGTTGTAATGGAAATCGTTCTCTTCGTTCAGCTCAATGTAGTTCCCGGTACGCATGGCTATATGCATCTCGATCTCCTCGCGCGCGCGATCGACGTTTTCGGGCATTCCCGTAACTTCGAAGACAGGCTCCTTGTCTCTGCTGGGAGTGACTATGTAGGTATGGGTCTGCTGCTGAATTCTTTTGATTGTAGCTCCTTTCGGTCCAACCACTAGCCCAACTACACGGTAAGGCACCCTGACTTGGACTGTCGTCTGACCCGGCAGGTTGGGGGTACATGGCAAACCTCCCAGGGCAGGACCGTTCTTGTTGCGCGACGCTCTGATCATGGAGAAGTGTTCAGCAGCTGAGAGAATTTCCCTTTTGGCCATGGCTACATCCTCTTTTCGTCCAGTGACAACAAAGATGGGTTCTTCTCCACGAACGGGGGTCTTAATGTAAGTATTTGTCTTGGCCCttagtgcttttattttgcaaccTGTTTAAAGGAAACGCATGCAAGTTTAGCAAGACGTCTAAGTTTAGAAAGCCACAAGAAAGCCGTCTATTTTAAGCTGCTTGAGAGTTTCAAGAAACCGTAGGGTGAAACCAGAAGCAGCTGTTTTTATCTCTGCAAGCCACACTAGAGAAAGCGGTAACAACTTCTACCTATTATTTCCAAACAGACCTCTTGACACTTACAGCCACAAACTCTTTTAGCAACGTTTCTTGGGCCGTTTTAACCCATCACCTCCTCAACTGCTATTAGACACAGAATAAACGCGAACGGCTTTTTCTCTACAACAGCCACATTCATGATTGTCCCAAAAATAGCGGTgagtttatattttttcccactGATTGGATATCCTTCAGTCACTCCTAAGATCTTGCAAAAGGAGTAAGGGCTCACGCATACACGCGTTTAAGTCTGCTGGTACGTTAGCCTTTCACTGCCAAGCACGTcctaaaagcaaattaaacacTTACAACTGAGAGAAGGGTCTGTATCACACAACCTGTGTAGGATATAGATAAAATTATTGATTTACTGAGAACTCTTCATTTGCTCCCTGTTATCAATAAGTGTTGTTTAAACATTCCTCTTCCCTGTGGGATGAAGGAGCCGCTCCTTGAACTGTCAAGTAGGAGTTCAAGCAGTTTGCTGCATGCAAATAA
Coding sequences:
- the MEX3C gene encoding RNA-binding E3 ubiquitin-protein ligase MEX3C encodes the protein MPSGSAAAASPAAEPAEPPRLPPHPPLLLLQQRLAGLGLRDRGLPSAAAGGGGGGGGAARRQARRRRAGLAPPPDPPGEPGPGGAEEEETAAGDEGDLELEEEEEELLAGEDEEEEEDPAALLLLSSSSSPSQPLPLLPALGSVLLSPSFDAQEAAAGALCGADDPQGMMAAMLSHAYGGLGGGGGGSGGGAAGLNGEQAALLRRKSVNTTECVPVPSSEHVAEIVGRQGCKIKALRAKTNTYIKTPVRGEEPIFVVTGRKEDVAMAKREILSAAEHFSMIRASRNKNGPALGGLPCTPNLPGQTTVQVRVPYRVVGLVVGPKGATIKRIQQQTHTYIVTPSRDKEPVFEVTGMPENVDRAREEIEMHIAMRTGNYIELNEENDFHYNGTDVSFEGGTLGSAWLASNPVPPSRTRMISNYRNDSSSSLGSGSTDSYFGSNRLADFSPTSPFSTGNFWFGETLPSVGTEDLAVDSPAYDSLPTPSQTIWTPFEPVNPLSGFGSDPTSNAKPQRRGSQPSTPRLSPTFPESLDHPLARRVRSDPPSTGHQAGLPIYIPAFSNGTNSYSSSNGGSTSSSPPESRRKHDCVICFESEVIAALVPCGHNLFCMECANKICEKETPSCPVCQTAVTQAIQIHS